One Streptomyces drozdowiczii DNA segment encodes these proteins:
- a CDS encoding DNA polymerase III subunit delta' encodes MSVWDDLVGQDRVQEQLSAAARDADVLVTADAAGEPVPPGSKMTHAWLFTGPPGSGRSTAARAFAAALQCTSPDRALGGAPGCGFCDGCHTSLIGTHADVDVIRTDLLSIGVKETRELVRRAQLSPAVGRWQVIVMEDADRLTEGAGNVLLKAVEEPAPRTVWLLCAPSLEDVLPTIRSRCRHLTLRTPPVDAVADVLVRRDGIDPERAAAAARATQGHIGRARRLATDERARARRAAVLKLPLRVEDIGGCLKAAQELIDTATEDAKQASEEVDAKETEDMKAALGAAAGGRMPRGTAGVMKELEDKQKRRKTRTQRDSLDLALTELTGFYRDVLALQFGSRIAIANADAEDALDRVARASTPERTLRRIEAVSACRRALDRNVAPLLAVEAMTMALRAG; translated from the coding sequence ATGTCCGTGTGGGACGACCTGGTCGGCCAGGACCGGGTGCAGGAGCAGCTGAGCGCCGCCGCCCGGGACGCCGATGTGCTGGTCACCGCCGACGCGGCGGGGGAGCCGGTGCCGCCCGGCTCGAAGATGACGCACGCCTGGCTGTTCACCGGCCCGCCGGGCTCCGGGCGCTCCACCGCCGCCCGGGCCTTCGCCGCCGCGCTCCAGTGCACGAGCCCCGACCGCGCGCTGGGCGGGGCGCCGGGCTGCGGCTTCTGCGACGGCTGCCACACCAGCCTCATCGGTACGCACGCGGACGTCGACGTGATCCGCACCGACCTGCTCTCCATCGGTGTGAAGGAGACCCGTGAGCTGGTCCGACGCGCCCAGCTCTCACCGGCCGTCGGGCGCTGGCAGGTCATCGTCATGGAGGACGCCGACCGTCTCACCGAGGGCGCGGGCAACGTCCTGCTGAAGGCCGTCGAGGAGCCCGCCCCGCGCACGGTGTGGCTGCTCTGCGCGCCCTCGCTGGAGGACGTGCTGCCGACGATCCGGTCGCGGTGCCGCCACCTCACGCTGCGGACGCCGCCGGTCGACGCGGTCGCCGATGTCCTGGTGCGCAGGGACGGCATCGACCCGGAGCGGGCCGCCGCCGCCGCCCGCGCGACGCAGGGGCACATCGGCAGGGCGCGCCGCCTCGCCACGGACGAGCGGGCCCGGGCGCGGCGGGCCGCGGTGCTGAAGCTGCCGCTGCGCGTCGAGGACATCGGGGGCTGCCTCAAGGCGGCGCAGGAGCTGATCGACACCGCGACCGAGGACGCGAAGCAGGCGTCCGAGGAGGTCGACGCGAAGGAGACCGAGGACATGAAGGCGGCGCTCGGGGCCGCCGCCGGGGGCCGGATGCCGCGCGGGACGGCCGGGGTGATGAAGGAGCTGGAGGACAAGCAGAAGCGCCGTAAGACCCGCACCCAGCGCGACAGCCTCGACCTGGCGCTCACCGAGCTGACCGGCTTCTACCGCGATGTGCTCGCCCTGCAGTTCGGCTCGCGGATCGCGATAGCCAACGCCGATGCCGAGGACGCCCTGGACCGCGTCGCCCGCGCGTCCACCCCGGAGCGCACGCTGCGCCGGATCGAGGCGGTGTCGGCCTGCCGCCGCGCCCTGGACCGCAATGTGGCGCCGCTGCTCGCGGTGGAGGCGATGACGATGGCGCTGCGCGCCGGCTGA
- the tmk gene encoding dTMP kinase, translated as MTRAEQPTVVSPTSDALAADSRERAVRALLRVPPLKRLWSAQLVGGTGDALALLVLVLLSLQAAVLEGSFGTGYRGAAFAVAAVFGARIISTLLFGAVLLGPLTSLTAPGGPVDRRWLMIGADAVRLLLLVVAPLWIDWTPSNALTMILVTVFVSGVAERLWTVAKESAAPALLPAPPIEGAAVRPLPDHLDALRRLSLRTDFAAVPLAAAVLLVATVIGSLLGSGLDWFSFHQAALGSYVAAGLFSASVSILYFLELPGTQTPRPRSPLEGLRRPSAGNGPDKGRTGSIPLIVATCAAVAGAVAAAAAVAVLHASDLGGGPVTLALLVLALTGGTGVGIRTAGKVLPTLSRRRMLSFATAVTGIALLAMGLVPDTATVVLLAVLAGYAAGVAANTGHVLVDQETEEARRSRIGEHLQAVVRILIALGAVGGPLVAAAIGTHRLTIGDFVFAHGGAAFTLMLVGALLLPVAVIVLAKTDDRSGVPLRRDLREALRGGDPAVAPAANGFFIALEGGDGAGKSTQVEALAAWIRAKGHEVVVTREPGATPIGKRLRSILLDVSSAGLSNRAEALLYAADRAEHVDSVVRPALERGAVVISDRYIDSSVAYQGAGRDLAPTEIARISRWATSGLVPHLTVLLDVAPETARERFTEAPDRLESEPPEFHARVRAGFLTLAAADPTRYLVVDAAQEPEAITTVVRHRLDQVLPLSEAEIKAREEARKAAEEEARRRAEEEAARKAEEERLERERQEQLAKLRAEEEERKRREEEEARRREAERQAEEARQRAEEARRRAEEEAARKAEEERQQAEEARRVAEAERARREAEEAAYEAEQARLRRQAEEESRLRKEAEAARLEKQRKAEEALIRAEAARRQAEAEAQAKARADAAAAEERARERAAREEEARALAAQQEARARAAREEESRLRQDSGGPSEGKGSGSGDEAAGPDNELTVPTPIVDPNEITQPVPAPGKPASGSGRGRGPWPSDQDETTVIPKFSDDSEETTVLPAVPVSDPADRVPRGMFRDERQAEGDNERTRELPQITDPDAQQQRPRRPRPDWAEETPLDDLPSLADELLGGYDDEGPESSGGRGRRPRR; from the coding sequence ATGACGCGAGCCGAGCAGCCTACGGTCGTGAGCCCCACCTCCGACGCACTTGCCGCAGACTCACGCGAGCGCGCCGTACGAGCCCTGTTGCGTGTTCCTCCGCTGAAGCGGTTGTGGAGCGCACAGCTCGTCGGCGGTACCGGCGATGCACTCGCCCTTCTCGTGCTGGTGCTGCTGTCGCTGCAAGCGGCGGTTCTCGAGGGCTCATTCGGGACCGGATACCGGGGGGCGGCCTTTGCCGTCGCCGCCGTGTTCGGGGCCCGGATCATTTCCACCCTGCTCTTCGGAGCCGTACTTCTGGGGCCGTTGACGTCGCTCACGGCGCCGGGCGGGCCGGTCGACCGGCGGTGGCTGATGATCGGGGCCGACGCGGTGCGGCTCCTGCTGCTCGTCGTCGCGCCCCTGTGGATCGACTGGACGCCCTCCAACGCGCTCACGATGATCCTGGTCACCGTCTTCGTGTCCGGGGTGGCCGAGCGGCTCTGGACCGTCGCCAAGGAGAGCGCGGCGCCCGCGCTGCTGCCCGCCCCGCCGATCGAGGGCGCCGCCGTGCGGCCGCTGCCGGACCACCTCGACGCGCTGCGCCGGCTGTCCCTGCGTACGGACTTCGCGGCCGTTCCCCTCGCCGCGGCCGTCCTGCTGGTCGCCACGGTGATCGGCAGTCTGCTGGGCTCCGGCCTGGACTGGTTCTCGTTCCATCAGGCGGCCCTCGGCTCGTACGTGGCGGCCGGGCTGTTCTCCGCCTCCGTCTCCATCCTGTACTTCCTGGAACTGCCCGGTACGCAGACGCCCCGCCCGCGCTCGCCCCTGGAGGGGTTGCGCCGGCCGTCCGCGGGGAACGGCCCCGACAAGGGCCGCACCGGTTCCATCCCGCTGATCGTCGCCACCTGCGCGGCGGTCGCCGGAGCCGTCGCGGCCGCGGCCGCCGTCGCCGTGCTGCACGCCAGCGACCTCGGCGGCGGGCCCGTCACCCTCGCCCTGCTGGTCCTCGCCCTCACCGGCGGTACGGGTGTGGGTATCCGTACGGCGGGGAAGGTGCTGCCCACCCTGTCGCGGCGGCGGATGCTCTCGTTCGCCACCGCCGTCACCGGCATCGCCCTCCTGGCGATGGGCCTCGTCCCGGACACCGCGACCGTCGTCCTGCTCGCCGTACTCGCCGGATACGCGGCGGGCGTCGCCGCGAACACCGGTCATGTCCTCGTCGACCAGGAGACCGAGGAGGCCCGCCGGTCCAGGATCGGCGAGCACCTCCAGGCCGTCGTCCGGATCCTCATCGCCCTCGGCGCGGTCGGCGGGCCCCTGGTCGCCGCGGCCATCGGCACCCACCGGCTGACCATCGGCGACTTTGTCTTCGCGCACGGCGGCGCCGCGTTCACCCTGATGCTGGTCGGCGCCCTGCTGCTGCCCGTCGCGGTCATCGTCCTCGCGAAGACCGACGACCGTTCCGGCGTACCGCTGCGGCGCGATCTGCGGGAGGCGCTGCGCGGCGGAGATCCGGCCGTCGCGCCCGCCGCGAACGGCTTCTTCATCGCCCTGGAGGGCGGCGACGGAGCCGGCAAGTCCACCCAGGTCGAGGCGCTCGCCGCGTGGATCCGGGCCAAGGGCCACGAGGTCGTCGTCACCCGTGAACCGGGCGCGACGCCGATCGGTAAGCGGCTGCGGTCCATCCTGCTCGACGTGTCGTCGGCCGGGCTCTCCAACCGGGCCGAGGCCCTGCTGTACGCCGCCGACCGCGCCGAGCACGTCGACTCGGTCGTTCGCCCGGCCCTGGAGCGCGGCGCCGTCGTCATCTCCGACCGCTACATCGACTCGTCCGTCGCCTACCAGGGCGCGGGCCGCGATCTGGCGCCCACCGAGATCGCCCGCATCTCGCGCTGGGCGACGAGCGGCCTCGTACCGCATCTGACCGTCCTGCTGGACGTCGCGCCCGAGACCGCGAGGGAACGGTTCACCGAGGCGCCCGACCGGCTGGAGTCCGAGCCTCCGGAGTTCCACGCCCGGGTGCGTGCCGGCTTCCTGACCCTGGCCGCCGCCGACCCGACGCGCTACCTCGTGGTGGACGCCGCGCAGGAACCGGAGGCCATCACCACCGTCGTACGCCACCGCCTCGATCAGGTCCTGCCGCTCTCCGAGGCCGAGATCAAGGCCCGCGAGGAGGCCCGCAAGGCCGCCGAGGAGGAGGCCAGGCGCCGGGCCGAGGAAGAGGCCGCCCGCAAGGCCGAGGAGGAGCGGCTGGAGCGCGAGCGGCAGGAACAGCTCGCCAAGCTCCGCGCCGAGGAGGAGGAGCGCAAGCGCCGCGAGGAGGAGGAAGCCCGCCGCCGCGAGGCCGAGCGCCAGGCGGAGGAGGCCCGGCAGCGCGCCGAAGAGGCCCGGCGCCGGGCCGAGGAGGAGGCCGCCCGCAAGGCCGAGGAGGAGCGGCAGCAGGCCGAGGAGGCCCGCCGCGTCGCCGAGGCCGAGCGCGCGCGCCGCGAGGCCGAGGAGGCGGCGTACGAAGCGGAGCAGGCCCGTCTGCGCCGGCAGGCGGAAGAGGAATCCCGGCTCCGCAAGGAGGCCGAGGCCGCGCGACTGGAGAAGCAGCGCAAGGCCGAGGAGGCCCTGATCCGGGCCGAGGCCGCCCGTCGCCAGGCGGAAGCGGAGGCCCAGGCGAAGGCCCGGGCCGATGCGGCTGCCGCCGAGGAGCGGGCCCGTGAGCGGGCCGCCCGCGAGGAGGAGGCCCGCGCCCTGGCCGCCCAGCAGGAAGCCCGCGCCCGGGCTGCCCGCGAGGAGGAGTCCCGGCTGCGGCAGGACTCCGGGGGCCCCTCGGAAGGCAAGGGTTCCGGCAGCGGCGACGAGGCCGCCGGGCCCGACAACGAGCTGACCGTGCCCACGCCGATCGTGGACCCGAACGAGATCACGCAGCCCGTACCGGCGCCCGGGAAGCCGGCCTCCGGTTCCGGCCGGGGACGCGGGCCCTGGCCGTCCGACCAGGACGAGACGACCGTGATCCCGAAGTTCTCGGACGACTCCGAGGAGACGACGGTGCTGCCGGCCGTACCGGTTTCCGACCCGGCCGACCGCGTGCCGCGCGGCATGTTCCGGGACGAGCGGCAGGCGGAGGGCGACAACGAGCGCACCCGTGAGCTGCCGCAGATCACCGACCCGGATGCGCAGCAGCAGCGGCCCCGGCGCCCCCGGCCCGACTGGGCGGAGGAGACCCCGCTGGACGACCTGCCCAGCCTGGCCGACGAGCTGCTCGGCGGTTACGACGACGAGGGCCCGGAGTCCTCGGGCGGCCGGGGACGACGGCCCCGCCGCTGA